Proteins encoded in a region of the Phaenicophaeus curvirostris isolate KB17595 chromosome 1, BPBGC_Pcur_1.0, whole genome shotgun sequence genome:
- the RBM11 gene encoding splicing regulator RBM11 isoform X2, translating to MSSAGRGEEADRTLFVGNLEGRVREEILYELFLQAGPLTKVTIRKDKEGKPKSFGFVCFKHKESVPYAIALLNGIRLYGRPIKVQYRFGSSHSSELNSPTHGFDNYTDLYSPAYRCQEAYGNPPFPLTPFPMNNSLPHEYSGFQKMMNHFLAQQYTVQSPVGQQFPYYQMTPPLPSNLSFPLYPNQVANFKSAQSSFELAVPHSSDCEVHHVDESTSKRKREQQSCDSDSSIEDDKMRQRERDQKYKRKAKKKTH from the exons ATGTCctcggcggggcggggcgaggAGGCGGACAGGACGCTCTTCGTGGGGAACCTGGAGGGCCGTGTGCGGGAGGAGATCCTCTACGAGCTGTTCCTGCAG GCTGGACCGTTAACCAAAGTGACAATTCGTaaggacaaagaaggaaaacctaAGTCTTTTGGATTTGTCTGTTTTAAGCACAAAGAATCAGTGCCTTATGCGATAGCTTTGCTGAATGGAATCCGTTTGTATGGAAGACCAATTAAAGTGCAATATCGGTTTG GGAGTTCTCACTCATCAGAACTAAACAGCCCTACACATGGTTTTGACAACTACACTGACTTATATTCACCTGCATATAG GTGTCAAGAGGCTTATGGAAATCCTCCATTTCCTCTTACTCCTTTTCCAATGAACAATAGTTTACCTCATGAATATTCAGGCTTTCAAAAGATG ATGAACCATTTTTTAGCTCAGCAGTATACAGTACAGAGTCCAGTGGGTCAACAGTTTCCTTACTATCAGATGACTCCGCCACTGCCTTCAAATTTATCCTTTCCTCTCTATCCAAATCAAGTTGCAAATTTTAAGTCTGCACAGAGTTCTTTTGAACTGGCTGTACCACATTCAAGTGACTGTGAAGTGCACCATGTGGATGAAAGCACCtctaaaagaaagagagaacagCAAAGCTGTGACAGTGACTCTAGTATTGAGGATGACAAAATGAGACAAAGAGAGCGTGACCAAAAATACAAGCgcaaagccaagaaaaaaacacactaa
- the RBM11 gene encoding splicing regulator RBM11 isoform X1 — translation MTSVLLSFDNITGKAKLNNLKVAGPLTKVTIRKDKEGKPKSFGFVCFKHKESVPYAIALLNGIRLYGRPIKVQYRFGSSHSSELNSPTHGFDNYTDLYSPAYRCQEAYGNPPFPLTPFPMNNSLPHEYSGFQKMMNHFLAQQYTVQSPVGQQFPYYQMTPPLPSNLSFPLYPNQVANFKSAQSSFELAVPHSSDCEVHHVDESTSKRKREQQSCDSDSSIEDDKMRQRERDQKYKRKAKKKTH, via the exons ATGACTTCAGTTTTGCTCTCCTTTGACAACATCACTGGCAAAGCCAAGCTTAATAATCTGAAGGTA GCTGGACCGTTAACCAAAGTGACAATTCGTaaggacaaagaaggaaaacctaAGTCTTTTGGATTTGTCTGTTTTAAGCACAAAGAATCAGTGCCTTATGCGATAGCTTTGCTGAATGGAATCCGTTTGTATGGAAGACCAATTAAAGTGCAATATCGGTTTG GGAGTTCTCACTCATCAGAACTAAACAGCCCTACACATGGTTTTGACAACTACACTGACTTATATTCACCTGCATATAG GTGTCAAGAGGCTTATGGAAATCCTCCATTTCCTCTTACTCCTTTTCCAATGAACAATAGTTTACCTCATGAATATTCAGGCTTTCAAAAGATG ATGAACCATTTTTTAGCTCAGCAGTATACAGTACAGAGTCCAGTGGGTCAACAGTTTCCTTACTATCAGATGACTCCGCCACTGCCTTCAAATTTATCCTTTCCTCTCTATCCAAATCAAGTTGCAAATTTTAAGTCTGCACAGAGTTCTTTTGAACTGGCTGTACCACATTCAAGTGACTGTGAAGTGCACCATGTGGATGAAAGCACCtctaaaagaaagagagaacagCAAAGCTGTGACAGTGACTCTAGTATTGAGGATGACAAAATGAGACAAAGAGAGCGTGACCAAAAATACAAGCgcaaagccaagaaaaaaacacactaa
- the HSPA13 gene encoding heat shock 70 kDa protein 13: MAGQMAVLGSAILALLLAGYLAQQYLPNPTPKVIGIDLGTTYCSVGVFLPGTGQVKVIADENGHNSIPSIVSFTDKDVYVGYDGLELADSNPQNTIYDAKRFIGKIFTSEELKSESSRYPFKIFNNNGSAEFSVTTNETFRITPEHIGSQLLLKLKRMAEDYLGMPISKAVISVPAEFDERQRNSTIDAANLAGLEILRVINEPTAAAMAYGLHKAEVFNVLVVDLGGGTLDVSLLNKQGGMFFTRAMAGNNKLGGQDFNQRLMLYLYDQLREMYGSLPTRKEEIHRLRQAVEAVKLNLTVHEAATLRVPLTMPERKLSKERPGSEVKTNTVLKGKPSQNTKDLGDTSEIEDNFVKVVFETEISRKLFEMLNEDLFEKILVPIEEVLKDGHLHKAEVDEIVLVGGSTRIPKIREVIQDFFGKEPNTSVDPDLAVVMGVAIQAGIVGGSWPLQVSAIELPNKHLQKTNFN; encoded by the exons GTTCGGCTATTCTGGCTCTTTTGTTAGCTGGCTATCTAGCGCAGCAATATTTACCGAATCCTACACCAAAAGTGATTGGAATTGACCTTGGCACAACTTACTGCTCTGTTGGTGTCTTTCTTCCTGGAACAGGGCAGGTGAAGGTTATTGCAGATGAAAATGGGCATAATAGCATACCAAGTATAGTCTCTTTCACAGACAAAGATGTGTATGTAGGATATGATGGCCTAGAACTGGCTGATTCAAATCCTCAGAATACTATATATGATGCAAAAAGATTCATTGGGAAAATCTTTACttcagaagaactgaaaagtgAAAGTAGCAGGTATCCCTTTAAG ATTTTCAACAACAATGGATCAGCTGAATTTTCTGTGACAACTAATGAAACCTTTCGCATCACTCCAGAGCATATTGGCTCTCAGCTGCTACTGAAATTGAAGAGAATGGCAGAGGACTATCTCGGCATGCCCATTTCGAAGGCGGTCATCTCTGTGCCAGCAGAGTTTGATGAAAGGCAACGGAATTCTACCATTGACGCAGCTAACCTTGCAG GGCTAGAAATTTTGCGAGTAATCAATGAACCCACAGCTGCAGCTATGGCTTATGGACTCCACAAAGCTGAAGTGTTTAATGTTCTGGTGGTAGATTTGGGTGGAGGAACTTTGGATGTGTCTCTGTTAAACAAGCAAGGCGGGATGTTTTTCACACGAGCTATGGCAG GTAACAACAAACTTGGAGGACAGGATTTTAATCAGAGGTTGATGCTGTATTTATATGATCAGCTTCGTGAAATGTATGGTTCTCTGccaacaagaaaagaagaaatacatcgCCTCAGGCAGGCTGTGGAAGcagttaaattaaatttaactgTTCACGAGGCAGCTACGCTGAGGGTGCCATTGACTATGCCAGAAAGGAAGCTTTCGAAAGAACGTCCAGGAAGTGAGGTAAAAACAAACACTGTGCTAAAAGGCAAGCCTTCACAAAACACAAAGGATCTTGGAGACACTTCAGAAATAGAGGACAACTTTGTCAAAGTTGTGTTTGAAACAGAAATCTCTAGGAAGCTATTTGAGATGTTGAATGAGGACCTTTTTGAGAAGATTCTTGTACCCATTGAAGAAGTGTTGAAGGATGGCCACCTACACAAAGCAGAAGTGGATGAAATTGTGTTAGTTGGAGGCTCCACCCGAATCCCTAAGATTCGAGAAGTTATTCAGGATTTCTTTGGAAAGGAACCTAACACCTCTGTAGATCCTGATCTAGCAGTTGTAATGGGTGTAGCTATCCAAGCAGGAATTGTTGGTGGGTCCTGGCCTCTCCAGGTCAGTGCTATAGAACTTCCTAATAAGCATTTACAGAAGACTAATTTTAACTGA